Part of the Paracoccus sp. S3-43 genome, TCGAGCGGCGGCTCTCCGGATCAGCGCCTTGAGTTTCGCGAATTTGAGGGCGTGAACGCCATTGGTCCGAGTGAACGCCCGAATGATCTCGATGGGGTTCAGATCCGGGCTGTAGGGAGGCAAGCATAAGAACCACGCGCCGACGGCGCTCATGGTCGCCGCTGCCTTGGGGCTCTTGTGCGATGACAGGTTATCCGGAATGATCACATCGCCCGGTCGCAGTGTCGGGGCCAGTTGGGTCTCGACATAGAGCTCGAACAGTTTGCGGTTCATGGCACCGTCGATCACCCAGGGCGCATCCAGCCGGTCATGGCGCAGCGCGGCGATGAAGGGTTGAGTGTTCCAGTGGCCGAAGGGCACATGGTCGACAAGGCGCGCGCCTTTTGGAGACCATCCGGTGGCCTTGGCCATGTTCGTCTTCAGCGACGTCTCGTCGGTGAAACCAATGCGCGTCAAGGCGTTGCGCATGAACGGTTGGCGTCGTGCGATCCAGAAATGGCGTGCCTGCCGGATCTCAGGCCGCTTCCGTTCGACGGCTTGCAGGTCTTTTTTCGTGTGTCAGCCCGAGACCGCGCAAAAACCGCCAAACCGAGACACGGTGAATGGCGGTCCCGTGATGATCCGCCAGTTCGCCGACCAGGTCGTTCAGTGTCAGATCGGGTTTCGCCTGCATTCGCGCGGTGATCCAGTCCCGCACGCCAACCAATTTGCCATGACCACCACCATTGCCCTGCGCGCGCGGCTCCAGCCCGCCCGTCTCGCGCTTCAGGATCACCATGTCGTTGACGAACTTCACCGAAACCCGGAACCGCGCAGCGGCTGAACGGTGCGAGTTCCCTTCCTCCACAAACGCCACAACGCGTTCCCGGAGTGCCATAGGATGCGATCTGCCCATATCATCCCTCCACCTGTCATGTGGGCAGGGAATCACAGATCAAGCCACAGGGGTATCCTGAATCGGGAAAGCAGCAACGCGCTCTAATGCTTTTCTTCCAGTGGGCAGAAACATCATCATTCAGGCAGGGAGGTGAGAGATGAGGAAATTTCGATGCCGGTTCCGGTCGCCCGTCGATTGGCTTCGCTAGCACACGGGGGGGCGGAACGGCAACCATGGATCGCGAAGTCACGGCGAGGGTGAGCCTAAAGGAAAGCAAACACTTGCGCAGCCAACGCAAACTCGACGACCTGTGCCTCGATGGTCATTGAGATGCTCCTCGCTCCGCCATCCGGCTGCTTCTTGTCCGTTACGAGGACGCAGGCAGGGTGATCGCTGCAACGCGCATCAACGACCGCTTCGTCGGAGTCGCCGCGAGCGCCATGCTACACCGCCGTCAGGCTGATGGAGGCGGCATGATCGGGTCTGGCACCGGTGTCCGGGTTTAGTCCTTCCGCCCTTACCACCGACTACTCGGCCTTCAGCAGCGTCCAGCTCTCCACACCGAACCCCTGTGCCACGCGATATAGGTTGTCGATAGAGATATTTTGCTCTGACCGCTCGACCGCGCTGAGGTAGGTCCGGTTCAACCCACATTCATGCGCCAAATACTCCTGTGACCAGCCGCGCTCGGCCCGCAGCCTGCGCATGTTGCGCGCCACGATGTCTCGCAGAGGGCTTCTGGGGGTCGTCTTCATACACAATGCTATTGTGCGTCGACGCTTTTAATTCTACCTGTTTTAACATTCATTCGACATCAAGGAGCTAACCGATGCCCCGCCAATGTCCGCATTGCATGACCGAGATGCACGCCGAGGCCTAGACCTGCCCAGCTTGCGGGGCGATCCGGGGGGTGTGGGGCCGCTCGACGCTGGACGGCCGCAGCGCCGAGGCGGGCGAACGGGTCAGCATCCTGTTCTCGAATGGCGAGAATCTGGATTTCGTGGCAGACGGTGGCGACATCTTGCTGAGCAATTTCGACACGGCTGGGATGGGTGTGACCAACCTCTTCGTCCACAACGTCCGACAGGCGGAATGGGTCGAAATCGGCTTGGGCGGCAAGCGCCACCGCTTCAGCCTCGCCGGATCGGCGGCAGTGCTGGACGCGATCCGGCCGTGGATGACGGAAGACAAGCAGTGACCTCCCATGGGACCATACACGCAACCAACGGATATCGGCGCAGTGGGCCTGACTACCTGAACAGCCCGGGCATGGTGACGTTCACCATCAGCCGGGTCGTGATGGCCAAGATGACGATCGGCCGCCCCCTCAGCTGGAATAGGTTACGGGCGCGGCTGATGCATATCGCTGAAGGAGATACCGCCGATCTGCCGGCGGGCGTGAATGCAGAGATGGCATTGGCGGCCCTGCGATATCTTCCAGGACCTCCGGGCGCTTCCGTGGGAAGAGCTGAGGGCAGGAACCTGATGCGCTGAACGAGGGTTTCCGCCTAAGAAATGCTCAGGCGAGGTTCGGGCCACCGCCACCGCCACCGCCTCGCCGGATCAGCGGCAGCGCTCGATACGACCCAGCGACAAATGACAGGAGATCATGATGACCCTGCAACTGTTCAAAGGCGAACTGCCCGCATCGATCTTCCAGTCGGATGAGGTCAAGGCACGCAACTGGTGGGCCGCGCTGACCGAACCGGAGCAGGAAGAGCGCATCTACGACCTCACCCAGGTGCTGGAATTCTACGGTATCGACCTGCCCGACAGCGATGAGCGCTGGAGGATGGCCTGCTGGGAAAGCGAATTCGCCTGACCCCGTCCCTACGGCCCGTCGTGATGCGAGCGGGCCGGGGCCAGGCTGCGCGCAAACCGCATTCCGACCGCCCCCACGAG contains:
- a CDS encoding transposase translates to MRNALTRIGFTDETSLKTNMAKATGWSPKGARLVDHVPFGHWNTQPFIAALRHDRLDAPWVIDGAMNRKLFELYVETQLAPTLRPGDVIIPDNLSSHKSPKAAATMSAVGAWFLCLPPYSPDLNPIEIIRAFTRTNGVHALKFAKLKALIRRAAARTYEALWQAVGQVCEFFTVEECYNFFIAAGYETD
- a CDS encoding helix-turn-helix transcriptional regulator, with amino-acid sequence MKTTPRSPLRDIVARNMRRLRAERGWSQEYLAHECGLNRTYLSAVERSEQNISIDNLYRVAQGFGVESWTLLKAE